Proteins encoded in a region of the Flavobacteriaceae bacterium HL-DH10 genome:
- a CDS encoding NUMOD1 domain-containing DNA-binding protein, producing MMKEKKKINVIYKAQNKLTGEVYIGATKNSIHQRKLDHQERANRGEKGQFQEAIGTYGPDAFTWTQIDTASTTDELAQKEKEYIIRYDSRTNGLNSDSGGGIQKTIYQYSIEDGSLIAKYDCLESAANAVSAAKTSISNACLGQNKTCKSYYWSYSYSIPMNLKDKRRKTVIKMALDGRILSEYKSVAEASRKTGVSKSCIARFCRGDRKPSEGYRWQYE from the coding sequence ATGATGAAGGAAAAGAAGAAAATTAATGTAATTTATAAAGCCCAAAATAAGTTAACAGGAGAAGTTTATATAGGTGCAACTAAAAATAGTATCCATCAACGTAAACTTGACCACCAAGAACGGGCAAATAGAGGTGAGAAAGGTCAATTTCAAGAAGCTATCGGGACTTATGGTCCCGATGCTTTCACTTGGACTCAGATTGATACTGCTAGTACTACTGATGAGTTGGCTCAGAAGGAAAAAGAGTATATAATACGGTATGATAGTAGAACTAATGGCTTAAACAGCGATAGTGGCGGTGGTATCCAAAAAACTATTTATCAATATTCCATTGAAGATGGAAGCTTAATTGCTAAATATGACTGCTTAGAAAGTGCAGCTAATGCAGTTAGTGCAGCTAAGACATCAATAAGTAATGCATGTTTAGGTCAAAATAAAACTTGCAAGAGTTACTATTGGTCTTATTCTTATTCTATTCCGATGAATTTAAAAGATAAGAGAAGGAAAACTGTAATTAAAATGGCTTTAGATGGACGTATTTTGTCTGAATATAAGTCTGTGGCTGAAGCTTCTAGAAAGACAGGGGTTTCTAAATCTTGCATTGCAAGGTTTTGTAGAGGGGATAGGAAGCCTTCTGAAGGCTATAGATGGCAATATGAATAA
- a CDS encoding AAA family ATPase codes for MIKKSLNDKGHLTFKEVLKELKTRPKPKFLWHGIKEKSFGLVFGPSKSGKTIFCENLAMKLAYGAKEFFGYELDGKPKKILFVGLEEFWENRAERNKIQYNTLNDVQKKLVDDNYMYQGLDFQSRILSDKDWTELKHLIKDSGAEVVFIDSITRMNPGKLEDSSDAEKVMQRLRNICYDLGVTLICIHHTPKMYDKPLVMDSIKGSSVFAQESDFALGINRTSKGVRYLKDIFFRYAPDDNEKVNEFSISSETWLECYGDADEGEILNRSDRRRVDDNRDKIIQYFDSNTCTAFETAQLVRHFTTSLTIKERQVKYYLSELVKEKKISNPKKGKYKSNKCSDDDEGKEEN; via the coding sequence ATGATTAAAAAATCATTAAATGATAAAGGGCATTTGACATTTAAAGAAGTATTGAAGGAATTAAAAACAAGACCAAAACCAAAATTTTTATGGCATGGTATAAAAGAAAAGTCATTTGGATTGGTCTTTGGGCCGAGTAAAAGTGGTAAAACCATTTTTTGTGAAAATTTAGCTATGAAATTGGCTTACGGAGCAAAGGAGTTTTTTGGATATGAACTTGATGGCAAACCAAAAAAGATACTCTTTGTTGGTTTAGAAGAGTTTTGGGAAAATCGAGCTGAACGCAATAAGATTCAATATAATACTTTGAATGACGTACAAAAAAAACTTGTTGATGATAATTACATGTATCAAGGGTTGGATTTTCAAAGCCGAATTTTAAGTGATAAAGATTGGACTGAACTAAAGCATTTAATTAAAGATTCAGGAGCAGAAGTCGTATTCATAGATAGTATCACAAGAATGAATCCAGGTAAACTTGAGGATAGTTCTGATGCTGAAAAAGTCATGCAAAGGCTCAGGAATATCTGTTACGATCTAGGAGTTACATTAATATGTATACACCATACGCCTAAAATGTATGATAAGCCTTTAGTAATGGATAGTATAAAAGGGAGTTCTGTATTTGCGCAAGAATCTGATTTTGCCTTAGGCATAAATAGAACCAGTAAAGGGGTTAGATATTTAAAAGATATTTTCTTTAGGTATGCTCCAGATGATAATGAAAAAGTAAATGAGTTTAGTATTTCATCAGAAACATGGTTGGAATGCTATGGAGATGCAGACGAAGGTGAAATTCTTAACAGGTCAGATAGAAGACGAGTAGATGATAACAGAGATAAAATTATCCAATATTTTGACTCAAATACTTGTACTGCTTTTGAAACGGCACAATTAGTTCGTCATTTCACAACTTCCCTTACAATAAAGGAAAGGCAAGTTAAATATTATTTGAGTGAACTGGTTAAAGAGAAAAAAATTAGTAACCCAAAGAAAGGAAAATACAAATCAAATAAATGTAGTGATGATGATGAAGGAAAAGAAGAAAATTAA